The sequence TCATGTCCATTCACACCCACCGCAAGCTGCTGCCGGGATGAGGCAGGGAAACGCCACCATGACATCACGCACCCTGATTGCCGGCCTGTTCGCCCTGCTGGCCCTGGGCGCCCGCGCCGGCGACTTCAGCGACGACCCGGCGGCACGCGCCTTCATCGATCGCATGGTGAAGGTCCACGGCCTGGATCGCACCGAGGTGACCGCGCTGATCGACGCGGCGCAACGCAAGGACAGCATCCTCAGCGCCATCTCGCGGCCGGCCGAGGCCAAGCCCTGGCACGAATACCGCCCCATCTTCGTCAACCGTGCCCGCATCGACGGCGGCCTCGCCTACTGGGACACCCACGAGGCCCTGCTCGACCGGGTCGCCGAACGGCTGCAGGTGGATCCGGCCTACATCGTTGCCATCGTCGGCGTGGAAACCCGTTACGGCCAGCATGCCGGGCGCTTCCGGGTACTGGATGCGCTGGCCACGCTGGCCTTCGCCTATCCGCCACGCAGCCGTTTCTTCACGGGCGAACTGGAGCAGTTCCTGCTGCTCACGCGCGAGGAGCGGGTCGATCCGCGCGAGGCACTGGGTTCCTACGCCGGCGCCATGGGCCACGGCCAGTTCATCCCCAGCAGCTACCGCCGCTACGCCATCGATTTCGACGGCGACGGCCGCCGGGATCTGTGGCACTCCGATCCCGACATCCTGGGCAGCGTGGCCAATTATCTCAAGGTGCATGGCTGGGAATACGGCGGTCCGGTGGCGGTGCGCGCGCGTCTCGAGGGCGAGCGCCCGGGCGAACTGCTGGCGGCCGGCCTGAAGCCGCATCTGCCCGCCGCCCGGCTGGCGGAGTGGGGCGTGATACCGGAGACCCCGCTGGCGGACGACCGTCCGGTGGGCCTGATCGAACTGGCCGGCGCCGACGGCCCCGAGTACTGGGTCACCTGCAACAACTTCCACGTCGTCACCCGCTACAACCGCAGCCCGCTCTACGCCATGGCCGTGCACCAACTGGCGCAGGCGATTGCCGCAGAACAGGCAAACCGTGACACCTTCGCGGAATAGCAGACGACGGCAAGACCCTTGGATTTTTCGCAAACCGGGCGATAATCAGGGCATGGGCAGCCTGTTTCGCAACTCTCTGCCGGTCTTGCTGGTGGCCATGCTCGCCGGCTGTGGTGGGGGCAGTCATGTCACCCGCGACGGCGCGCCGCGGCAGCCGGTGGATGTCTCCCGGATCCCCGATGCGGTGCCGCAGGTGGTACCCCGCAGCCGCTACGGCAACCCCGACTCCTACGTGGTCCGCGGCAAGCGCTACTACGTCATGGATTCGGCGGCGGGCTATGTCGAGCGCGGCATTGCCTCCTGGTACGGTACCAAGTTCCATGGCCGGCGTACCTCCAGCGGCGAACCCTACGACATGTACGCCATGACCGCGGCGCACAAGACCCTGCCGCTGCCGACCTGGGTGCGGGTGACCAACCTGCGCAACGGCCGCTCGGTGGTGGTCAAGGTCAACGACCGTGGCCCCTTCCATCACAACCGCATCATCGACCTCTCCTACGCCGCCGCGGTGAAGCTGGGCATCCAGCGCCATGGCACCGGGCTGGTGGAGGTGCGCGCCCTGGACCCGCGCCGGCCCGAGTCCGTCACCCGGGTGGCGACGCGTCCCGAGCCCGCCC comes from Thiohalobacter sp. and encodes:
- a CDS encoding septal ring lytic transglycosylase RlpA family protein, translating into MGSLFRNSLPVLLVAMLAGCGGGSHVTRDGAPRQPVDVSRIPDAVPQVVPRSRYGNPDSYVVRGKRYYVMDSAAGYVERGIASWYGTKFHGRRTSSGEPYDMYAMTAAHKTLPLPTWVRVTNLRNGRSVVVKVNDRGPFHHNRIIDLSYAAAVKLGIQRHGTGLVEVRALDPRRPESVTRVATRPEPALPDPPTIGNAELWLQVGAFSSRYNAERLGDRLRQAALPGGVHISAGYSRQQPVFRVRIGPLSNVEEADRVSERLAAFGIRDPHVVID
- the mltB gene encoding lytic murein transglycosylase B; amino-acid sequence: MTSRTLIAGLFALLALGARAGDFSDDPAARAFIDRMVKVHGLDRTEVTALIDAAQRKDSILSAISRPAEAKPWHEYRPIFVNRARIDGGLAYWDTHEALLDRVAERLQVDPAYIVAIVGVETRYGQHAGRFRVLDALATLAFAYPPRSRFFTGELEQFLLLTREERVDPREALGSYAGAMGHGQFIPSSYRRYAIDFDGDGRRDLWHSDPDILGSVANYLKVHGWEYGGPVAVRARLEGERPGELLAAGLKPHLPAARLAEWGVIPETPLADDRPVGLIELAGADGPEYWVTCNNFHVVTRYNRSPLYAMAVHQLAQAIAAEQANRDTFAE